GGGCGACGCCACCATCGCGCCGGTGCGGGCCAGCGACGATGGTGCCGAGATCGGCCCCGTCGATTTCGTGCTGTTCATGGTCAAGCACTGGGACACCGAGGCCGCGGCGGCCATGCTGGCGCCGCTGATGGCCCCCGATACCGCCGTCGTCCCCTTCCAGAACGGCATCGAATCAGAAGCCCGCATCGCCGCCGTCATCGGCCCGGGCCGGGTTATGCCCGGCGTCGCCTTCATCCCCGCCGCCGTTGAGCGCCCCGGCGTCATCCGCCACGCCGGCGGCTTCGCTCGCCTGGTCTTCGGCGAGCCCGACGGCAGCCGCAGTTCACGCGCCGAAGCCCTACTAAAGGCCGTCGAGACCGCCGGCATCGAGGCCACGCTGTCGCCCGCCATCGGCGACGTGCTGTGGCAAAAATTCGTCATGATCGCCTCTCACGCCGGCGTCTCGACCCTGGCGCGCCGGCCCTCGGGCGAGATCCTCAATGATCCCGACCTGCGCGCCACCGTGGCCGCAGCCCTGGCCGAGGTGGTGGCGGTGGGCGAGGCCGAGGGCGCCAGCTTCCCGGCCGATTTCCTGGCGGCGCAGATGGACCTGCTGGACAAGTTCCCGGCCCAAGTCAAACCCTCGATGCTGCAGGATTTCGACGCCGGCCGGCGCATCGAGATCGAGGGCCTCAGCGGCACCGTGGTACGCCTGGCCGCGGCCCACGGCATCGACGTGCCGGTGCATCGGACTATTTATGCGGCGCTCAAGCCCTATAAGGACGGGGCGTTGGGTTGAAGGAGCGCAAGAGCCGCCTTCCCCGCAACACCAGACACGAGGCCGACGGCAGCCTGGCCGCCACCATGCTGCTCAACAATGCCGTGTTGAAGGGGAGTTTTGCCGGCTATGCCCTGGGACTGGCGACGGCGCTAAGGGCAAAGCCGCGGTCCCAGCTCTAGCCCGCGCTATTCGGGATCGATGATGATGGCCTCGACGATGGCGATCACCTGCAAAACCAGATCCCGCGGCGCCTCGCTATGGAAGCCGGTGTTGCGGGCCAGCCAGTCCAGGCTTCGCATTTGATTGGCCAGGACGGCGCCGCTGATTTTGGCGCCGGGGGGGATTTGCACTTCGAAGGGGCTGCCCTTCAATTGGTTGGTGATGGGGCAGGCGAGCATAAGCCCGGTGGCGATGTTGTAGGTCTGGAGCGAGATCACGAGGGCAGGCCGTCGGCCGGCCTGTTCGGTGCCGGCGTGGGGTGTGAAATCGAGATGGACGAAGTGCCCGCGCTCGGGCTGGTAGGCGGCCGCCATTTGCCCCTACCAGGCCTCGTCGCCCTTCGGCTGGCCCCAATCGACCTCGTCGTGTTGCTGGCTCGCCTGGTGCTTTCGCAGCAGGTCGCTGAGCTTTTGTCGTGGCCGTGTCGCGCAGATGAGCAGGTTTTGGCCCTCGACCCGGATCTCGACGGGGCTGCCCTCGGAAAGATTAACGCCCTCAGTCAAATGTCGTGGCAGCCTTACGGCAAGGCTGTTGCCCCATTTCGCGATGGCGGTTTTCATGCTGAACCCTTTTTGCCACGACGATACAATGTATATACGCGGTGTTGTTGGCTAGTCAATCTAATTTCCGCTTGCGCCCCCTTCCGGCCGCCTCCCAAACCGCGGCCAAAACACCTCGACCAGCACCGAGGCCATGACCACCAGCATGGCGGCGGCCTGCAGCAGCGATAGCTCGTCGCCCAGCAGGCCGAGCGCCAGGCCGGCGGCGATGACCGGCTTGAGGAAGAAGAGATAACTCGCGCGCGTCATGTCGGCGGCCGCCGCCAGGCCGCCGATCCAGAGGAACTGGGTGATGGTGGTGTTCCATAGTGCCAGCGCCAGGATCGAGCCCCAGGCCACGGCGGGGCGCTGGAAAAGCGTCGTGGGATCGACCCAGACGGCGAAGGCCAGGCCGACGCCGAGCCAGAGGCCGAGACCGCCGATGGCCAGCGATAGCGCCGTCGTGCGCATGGCGCCGTAAAGCGCGATGATGGGCTTGATGGCCACGGCGTAGCCCGCCACCAGGGCGGCGCAGAGGATGCCGAGGCCGATGCCGATCAGACTGTCCGAGCCGCCCAGCAAACGCTCCATGGCGCCGTCGGTGATGAGCAGCGCCAGGCCGCCGACGGCGCAGGCCCCGGTGGCCATCTTGAGGCCCGAGATGGGCAGGCGGTTGGCCACCAGGTTGGCCAGGCCGACGAAGATGGGGATGGTCGTGACCAGCGTCGCCACCTGGATGACGCTGGCGAAATCGAGCGCCCAGTGGAAAGCGAGATAGGCCCCCGAGACGCCGATCAGCGAAGTGCCGATCAGCGGCCAGGCGTGGCTGGACAAGGGCTCCAGCAGGCGGCGCGGACCTTCGAGGACGAGGGCCACGGCGATCAGCCCGGCGCCGCCGAAGAGATAGCGCCAGACCGAGACCTCGGGCCCCGAGATGCCCGAGAGCACGGCGAAAAACTCCGACGAGGCGTGGCCCAGCACGCCGATGAAGACGGCGAGGTAGGCCAGGCGGGCGGGGATGGTCATGGGCGGCGCCCAGGCGCCCGCCTCAGGCCTCGCGGCGCAGGAAGTAGACCGTACTCAGCATACTCACGACGGTCTCGCCGTGTTGGTTGTCGGCGGCGTACTTGAGCACCAGGCGGCCGCGGTCGGGGCGGCGTTCGGAGATCTTGGATTCCATGACCTCGAGCCAGAAGTTGAGCGTGTCGCCGGGCCGCACGGCCACCGGCCAGCGCAGCTCGTCGATACCCGAGGCGCCGATCGAGCCCGCGTCTTGGCCGTAGAGGTCGTCGATGATGTGGCGCATGCAGATCGATACCGTGTGCCAGCCGCTGGCGATGAGGCCGCCGAAGTGGGACCGCTTGGCCGCCTCGGGATCGATGTGGAAGGGCTGGGGATCGAATTCCCGGGCGAAGGCGATCAACTCGTCCTGGGTCACCGTGCGCTGGCCGAAGCGATAGGTGCGGCCGACCTCGAAATCCTCGAAAAACATTCCGCCCAACTTGGTTCTCCCGATCAGATTTCTTGCAGCCGCCGCCATTCCTCGGCGGCGGCCTTCATGGCCTGGCGCATGGCCTCGACGTCCGGCCCCGGTCCGACCAGCGAGCGGCTGGCCGTCGGTATCAGGCGCCCAAGGTGCCCGGCGAAGCGGCTTTGCAGATCGCCGAGCGTGGCACCCTGGGCGCCCACGCCAGGGGCCAGAATGTAGGATAGCGGCAGGCGCTCGACCAGGGCCAAGGCTTCGTCCTCCAAGGTGGCCCCGATGACGGCGCCGATGGGGCCCAGCCCCGTTCCCGCCTTGTCCCGGTTATATGACGTGATCTCGTCGGCCAGGTGTTCGGCCACGCTGGCACCGCTTTCCAGGCGGGCGCGTTGCAGGTCCGAGCCTTCGGGGTTGGAGGAACGCACGACGACGAAGGCGCCGGCCGACTTGGCCAGCAGTTCGTCGAGCCCATCGTGCAGCGCCGCGAAGCCCAAGTAGGCGCTCAGCGTCATGGCGTCGCCCCGCAGCGCCTGGCAGTAGGCCACCATGGTGTGGGCCACGTCGCCGCGCTTGCAATCGACGATCGAGATCTGGCCGCGCTCGCCGATCTCGGCCACCACATCATCCAGCACGGCCACGCCGGCGGCGCCGAAGCGTTCGAAAAAGGCGGCCTGGGGCTTGACGATGGCGATGGCGCCCTGGGCCGCCTCGAGAGCGCGGCGGCAGAAATCATGGGCGCCGGCGGCGCTGTCGGGCA
The genomic region above belongs to Alphaproteobacteria bacterium and contains:
- a CDS encoding 2-dehydropantoate 2-reductase, which gives rise to MAAGPSFAVMGAGAIGGYFGGRLAAAGLGVGFIARGAQLEALQADGLQILSPLGDATIAPVRASDDGAEIGPVDFVLFMVKHWDTEAAAAMLAPLMAPDTAVVPFQNGIESEARIAAVIGPGRVMPGVAFIPAAVERPGVIRHAGGFARLVFGEPDGSRSSRAEALLKAVETAGIEATLSPAIGDVLWQKFVMIASHAGVSTLARRPSGEILNDPDLRATVAAALAEVVAVGEAEGASFPADFLAAQMDLLDKFPAQVKPSMLQDFDAGRRIEIEGLSGTVVRLAAAHGIDVPVHRTIYAALKPYKDGALG
- a CDS encoding type II toxin-antitoxin system PemK/MazF family toxin, with translation MAAAYQPERGHFVHLDFTPHAGTEQAGRRPALVISLQTYNIATGLMLACPITNQLKGSPFEVQIPPGAKISGAVLANQMRSLDWLARNTGFHSEAPRDLVLQVIAIVEAIIIDPE
- a CDS encoding AbrB/MazE/SpoVT family DNA-binding domain-containing protein — translated: MKTAIAKWGNSLAVRLPRHLTEGVNLSEGSPVEIRVEGQNLLICATRPRQKLSDLLRKHQASQQHDEVDWGQPKGDEAW
- a CDS encoding DMT family transporter; protein product: MTIPARLAYLAVFIGVLGHASSEFFAVLSGISGPEVSVWRYLFGGAGLIAVALVLEGPRRLLEPLSSHAWPLIGTSLIGVSGAYLAFHWALDFASVIQVATLVTTIPIFVGLANLVANRLPISGLKMATGACAVGGLALLITDGAMERLLGGSDSLIGIGLGILCAALVAGYAVAIKPIIALYGAMRTTALSLAIGGLGLWLGVGLAFAVWVDPTTLFQRPAVAWGSILALALWNTTITQFLWIGGLAAAADMTRASYLFFLKPVIAAGLALGLLGDELSLLQAAAMLVVMASVLVEVFWPRFGRRPEGGASGN
- a CDS encoding MaoC family dehydratase; its protein translation is MFFEDFEVGRTYRFGQRTVTQDELIAFAREFDPQPFHIDPEAAKRSHFGGLIASGWHTVSICMRHIIDDLYGQDAGSIGASGIDELRWPVAVRPGDTLNFWLEVMESKISERRPDRGRLVLKYAADNQHGETVVSMLSTVYFLRREA
- the pyrF gene encoding orotidine-5'-phosphate decarboxylase; its protein translation is MAAFAQRLRKIAAETSTLCLGLDPSPALLAAWELPDSAAGAHDFCRRALEAAQGAIAIVKPQAAFFERFGAAGVAVLDDVVAEIGERGQISIVDCKRGDVAHTMVAYCQALRGDAMTLSAYLGFAALHDGLDELLAKSAGAFVVVRSSNPEGSDLQRARLESGASVAEHLADEITSYNRDKAGTGLGPIGAVIGATLEDEALALVERLPLSYILAPGVGAQGATLGDLQSRFAGHLGRLIPTASRSLVGPGPDVEAMRQAMKAAAEEWRRLQEI